The Arthrobacter sp. D5-1 genomic interval TGCAGGGCCAAGGCCATCAGGGCCAGGGCCAGCGTGCCGACTATGCCCTGGACTGGCGGCAGGGCTTCCCGGGGCGAGCCCGCCCAAACCATGCCGAACATGCCCATAACAGGCCACCGCAAATCGCAAAAGGTGGGCACCGCGCCAATCGGTGCGTCCGTATAGCTGCCTGCCAGGAAGCCGGCCAGGATTGACCCTGCGCTTACCAGGGCATAGCCCGCCCAGCCGGTTCCGGCGCCGAAGATCATGCCCGTTGCGGCCGTCAGGAAGACTGCGGAGGCAGCCGCCGTGATGACGGTCACCGTTACCCGCTTCCGCGACCAGTTGGCGAGCACCTCGGGCAACTGCCGCAGGCGATCGCGGCGGACGCTCATCCTGTGCTGTCTGTTTGGTGTCATGGCTGCTCCTGGTTCCGGGTGGACTGCCGTGGCTGCAGGGCAGACCAGATGATGACAATGGCTACCAAAGTCAGAGAGATGAACCCTAGACCCGAGTATCCGGCGGCGGCCAGCACGGGACCGGCCAAAGCCCCGCCTGCGGCTCCGGCGGCGTTCATGCCCAGGTCCGAGATGCCCTGAAGTGCGGGCCGGTCCTGCAGCTGCGCCGAATCAGCGACCAGGGCCGATCCGCCGACCACGGACGCGGACCAGCCGAGCCCCAGCAAAATCAGGCTCGCGGTCACGGCGCTGCGGGAGTTGGCGGCGATGCCGGCCAGCACCAGCGAAACCAGCAGCATCCCCTGACCCGCAAGAATGGTGCGCAGGGGCCCGACCTTGTCAGACATCCAGCCAAAGACGGGAGACAGCGCGTACATGCCTGCAATGTGCAGACTGATGGTCAGTCCCACCACGGTGAGGCTGGCCCCATGGTCGCGCAGGTGCACTGGGGTCATCGACATGAGGGCCACCATTGTGGCGTGGCTGAGGGCGACTGCCGCTACCGCGTAGCGGGCCCGGGGGGTGGTGTACAGAATCCGCAAGCCGCTCCGGGGCCGGGGCGCGGCAGGGTCCGGCACCCGTGCGGACATCGCGGTCAGGAGGGGGTCCGGCCGCAGGCCCGCCGCATAGACGGCGGCGGCTGAAATCTGGGCGGCCACGGAAAAGGCAAAAGCCCCAGTGAGAGGGGGCAGGCCAAGGGCGGCGCCGACGCTCTCTCCCGGATCGAAGAGGTTCGGACCCAGGACAGCGCCGATCGTAGTGGACCACACCACTATGGAGAGGTCCCGGCCCCCGGACCCGGGCCGGGAAAGGTCAGTTGCGGCGAACCGGGCCTGCAGATTCACTGCGGAACCTGCACCAAGGAACATCAGGCCCAGCAGCAACAAAGGAAAGAGACCCAGGGCCGCGGAGGCGATGGCGGCTATGGCGCCGGTGCCCGCAATCAGTGCACCCAAGGACAGCGAAACCCGGCGGCCGCGGGCGCTAGCCAGCCGGGCCAACGGGATGGCGGCGAGAGCGGCGCCCAAAGTACTCATCGTGGCGGCCATGCCGGACCAGGCGTTGGACCCGGAGAGCTGCGAGGCCAACAGGGAACCCAGGGACAGCGTGGCGCCCATGCCGATGCCACCGAGAATCTGCCCACCGACCAGAACAGGAATGACACGACGCTGGAG includes:
- a CDS encoding MFS transporter, with the translated sequence MDTEERSEGLRPDGSSSHRLGVLSGEPGSGNQRLQRRVIPVLVGGQILGGIGMGATLSLGSLLASQLSGSNAWSGMAATMSTLGAALAAIPLARLASARGRRVSLSLGALIAGTGAIAAIASAALGLFPLLLLGLMFLGAGSAVNLQARFAATDLSRPGSGGRDLSIVVWSTTIGAVLGPNLFDPGESVGAALGLPPLTGAFAFSVAAQISAAAVYAAGLRPDPLLTAMSARVPDPAAPRPRSGLRILYTTPRARYAVAAVALSHATMVALMSMTPVHLRDHGASLTVVGLTISLHIAGMYALSPVFGWMSDKVGPLRTILAGQGMLLVSLVLAGIAANSRSAVTASLILLGLGWSASVVGGSALVADSAQLQDRPALQGISDLGMNAAGAAGGALAGPVLAAAGYSGLGFISLTLVAIVIIWSALQPRQSTRNQEQP